The following are encoded in a window of Malassezia japonica chromosome 7, complete sequence genomic DNA:
- the ARP8 gene encoding actin-like protein arp8 (COG:Z; EggNog:ENOG503NWRY; BUSCO:EOG0926248P), producing MPPPKAAKQVLPPNAAADATRELPWAYTSFHAPSFVNAKNVSSSYLKTEAQTWMARSGRKVPKRKHDDEEEEEEGEEVDGAQRRIVLHLGSEFLRVGRSSDLYPTTVPSAVARKMHLPAHGKADRKAAVPDELGGPEQAAADDTHADPTARHIESLRAELRAIMRQYKLRPVSNGYQSANSYNASVEPEKVLEHNDVYHKGWVDTNADGLAALGQQTTHVLVGEEALRLASLSPADADAPRDWALFRPWTRGMLNVEQYHEAYGASAAVQALLNDLQTLLTHALAAPPTADDETLKSPGLGISPRDFGEYSVLLLVPDSFSRSDLRALGTLLLTYMGFAAINVQTEGICAMFGAGLSAACIVDIGATSIGVSCVEEGLVLPETRIPLAYGGRDISLFFGEVLERSSFPYRTIRAEKRLADAALLDSLKQQFATLLPNQVGLNLYDFVVRLPHTQALKYALRLYDEPILAGLLLFHPEAITAPLQAPRKPATAAPLQGGVEDIENATSIVNANASLGGDEAVELTVDAVSDVSPTLGMFACLGHRLPHAVNQALGSVKAAPLATDSPAPDTENGSGHPSPAPAAKAAAPAPPQATTQTQRCLAAAAVAAQNGLDIVDEASRTPLDRAVFYALLASTGSMSGQLSGAGNEERLRKLANNIMCIGGSARLSGLGEALEARVSMLLAEHYTPSDPARTPAVSVGPNFVAPQATVIPPPRNMEPEHLAWKGLAVLAHLDALQELWVTAADWDVFGYRALKEKSLFL from the exons ATGCCCccgcccaaggccgcgAAGCAGGTCCTGCCGCCgaacgcggcggcggacgcgacgcgcgagctgccgtGGGCGTACACGTCGTTCCATGCGCCGTCGTTTGTGAATGCGAAAA ACGTTTCCTCGTCCTACCTCAAAACCGAGGCACAGACGTGGATGGCGCGCTCGGGGCGCAAGGTGCCGAAGCGCaagcacgacgacgaggaggaagaggaggagggaGAGGAGGTGGACggcgcccagcgccgcatcgtcctGCACCTCGGCTCCGAGTtcctgcgcgtcggccgctcCTCGGACCTGTACCCCACAACGGTGCCCagcgcggtcgcgcgcaagATGCATCTCCCGGCGCACGGCAAGGCGGATCGCAAGGCCGCAGTgccggacgagctcgggggacccgagcaggcggccgcggaCGATACCCACGCCGACCCCACCGCGCGGCACATTGAAAGCCTCCGCGCAGAGCTCCGCGCGATTATGCGCCAGTACAAGCTGCGCCCGGTGAGCAACGGATACCAGTCGGCGAACAGCTACAACGCGTCGGTCGAGCCGGAaaaggtgctcgagcacaaCGACGTATACCACAAGGGGTGGGTCGACACGAACGCCGACgggctcgctgcgctcggccagcagACCACCCacgtgctcgtcggcgaggaagcgctgcgccttgcctcgctctcgccggcagacgcagacgcgccgcgcgactgGGCGCTCTTTCGGCCGTGGACGCGGGGCATGCTCAACGTCGAGCAGTACCACGAGGCGTACggcgcttcggcggcggtcCAGGCGCTCTTGAACGACCTGCAGACGCTCCtcacgcacgcgctcgccgcgcccccGACCGCAGACGACGAGACGCTCAAGAGCCCGGGCCTGGGCATCTCGCCGCGCGATTTTGGCGAGTACTCGGTGCTGTTGCTCGTCCCCGACTCgttctcgcgcagcgacctgcgtgcgctcggcacgctcctcctGACGTACATGGGCTTTGCTGCGATCAATGTGCAGACTGAAGGGATCTGTGCAATGTTTGGCGCGGGCCTCTCGGCCGCGTGCATCGTCGACATCGGTGCGACGAGCATCGGCGTGTCGTGCGTCGAAGAAGGCCTGGTCCTGCCCGAGACGCGCATTCCGCTTGCGTATGGCGGCCGGGATATCTCGCTCTTCTttggcgaggtgctcgagcgctcGAGCTTCCCGTACCGCACGATCCGCGCAGagaagcgcctcgcggacgccgcgctcctcgactCGCTCAAGCAGCAGTTTGCGACGCTGCTTCCGAACCAGGTCGGCCTGAATCTGTACGACTTTgtcgtgcgcctgccgcacacgcaggcgctcaagtacgcgctgcgcctgtacgacgagccgatcctcgccggcctcctcctctttcACCCGGAGGCGATcacggcgccgctgcaggcgccgcgcaagccggccaccgccgcgccgctgcagggCGGCGTCGAAGACATTGAGAATGCCACGTCGATCGTCAATGCcaacgcgtcgctcggcggcgacgaggccgtggAGCTCACCGTGGACGCGGTGAGCGACgtctcgccgacgctcggcatGTTTGCGTGCCTCGGCCACCGCCTGCCCCACGCGGTGAACCAGGCGCTGGGCTCGGTcaaggccgcgccgctcgcgaccgaTAGCCCCGCGCCGGACACGGAGAACGGGAGCGGGCAcccgtcgcccgcgcccgcggctaaggcggcggcgcccgcgccgccccaggcgacgacgcagacgcagcggtgcctcgccgcggcggccgtcgccgcgcaaAACGGCCTGGACATTgtggacgaggcgagccgcacgccgctggaCCGCGCCGTGTTTTACGCCTTGCTCGCCTCGACCGGCAGCATGAGCGGCCAGCTGAGCGGCGCCGGgaacgaggagcgcctgcgcaagcttGCGAACAACATCATGTGCatcggcggctcggcgcggctgagcggtctcggcgaggcgctcgaggcgcgtgtcTCGATGCTCCTTGCGGAGCACTATACGCCGTCGGACCCTGCGCGGACGCCTGCGGTGAGTGTCGGCCCCAACTTTgtggcgccgcaggcgacgGTGATCCCGCCCCCCCGCAACATGGAGCCCGAGCACCTTGCGTGGAAGGGGCTCGCGGTCctggcgcacctcgacgcgctccaggagctcTGGGTGACCGCCGCCGACTGGGACGTGTTTGGCTACCGAGCGCTAAAGGAAAAGTCGCTCTTTTTATAG